From one Anopheles cruzii chromosome 3, idAnoCruzAS_RS32_06, whole genome shotgun sequence genomic stretch:
- the LOC128270701 gene encoding protein cup-like, which yields MMKFVTSDNSSMASSSLRHAEQYDNCSELLIESDATPLKELDPAILSCGLPAIVFGGGAGGLDRTSAAAPTILRYTFAQLLAFRKIPLSHRRPVAIDDPRTGQYPIWQRNGFRPRASGSDEELYHAGGSGAGRKPNDRHRDNGFNPPRFRRNHEFSNRNHHVIVKSYSAGDSHQVRLQDTVIEEEPEWVVAGPTSRLDTIELRGFDDDMTRTVTDTIKASPTVAAAAAAGPSRAQSFYDALMHYEHVHPKHGAKHDTSGSADGESVSNPSSSSPPARSTPTKHVTDLNNNSHAGPRKGGKGGTAGSSGPSGSSSSSAAGVNVSNFEEFMKFDSILGDSGDGDSSRFSKYFRRGGAPGAGDSGQYHHRQHHPVHGQHSGSAPHVRFALDRNTQHHYQRQPGSGRLSMAALQNLPGGMERSSLPYDAPAPGGHTTDTEDGGSKSFQHLVDMIAAQNQRMQQQQQQQYLLQLLQNSQQSESLRQMLMKNSRDAGVPAPPKGRPQSGGGAQQQGPGRVPTQRELQLHTQSIMKNALLRKKIVEQSRLILEQQEPIPAVQQLIRSICPNVQRSLAVLAAGANSSSQQQQQQHNNLSGDAGYGAPFGSGKRGQARAAGSSRRY from the exons ATGATGAAATTTGTTACCTCGGACAACAGTTCGatggcatcgtcgtcgttgcggcACGCAGAACAATACGACAATTGTTCGGAGCTGCTCATCGAGTCAG ATGCCACCCCGCTGAAGGAGTTAGATCCGGCCATTTTGAGCTGCGGACTGCCGGCCATCgtgttcggtggtggcgcgggcGGCCTGGACCGTAcgtcggccgccgccccgACCATCCTACGGTACACGTTTGCCCAGCTGCTGGCGTTCCGGAAGATACCGCTGTcgcaccgtcggccggtcgcCATCGATGATCCGCGCACGGGACAGTATCCGATCTGGCAGCGCAACGGATTCCGGCCTAGGGCAAGCGGAAGCGACGAGGAGCTGTACCACGCTGGTGGCTCCGGTGCCGGACGCAAACCGAACGACCGTCATCGGGACAATGGCTTCAATCCGCCAAG ATTTCGACGTAATCACGAGTTTAGCAACCGGAACCATCACGTCATTGTGAAGAGCTACAGTGCCGGCGACAGCCACCAGGTACGTCTGCAGGATACGGTGATTGAGGAGGAACCGGAATGGGTCGTCGCTGGGCCGACGTCTCGGCTCGATACGATCGAGTTGCGTGGTTTCGATGACGATATGACGCGCACCGTTACGGACACGATCAAGGCTTCAccgacggttgctgctgctgcggcggcgggtcCTAGCCGAGCTCAGTCGTTTTACGATGCTCTTATGCATTACGAGCATGTGCATCCGAAGCACGGTGCCAAGCACGACACATCCGGCAGTGCCGATGGTGAGAGTGTCTCCAACCCGAGCAGTTCGTCTCCGCCGGCTCGCAGCACACCGACGAAGCATGTGACCGAcctgaacaacaacagtcaTGCCGGTCCCCGAAAGGGTGGCAAGGGCGGTACTGCGGGCTCGTCCGGGCCCAGCggatcgtcctcgtcgtcggcagccggCGTGAACGTTTCCAATTTTGAGGAATTCATGAAGTTCGACTCGATCCTGGGTGattccggtgacggtgacagTTCGCGTTTTAGTAAATACTTCCGCCGTGGTGGAGCACCGGGAGCAGGCGATTCTGGTCAGTACCATCATCGCCAACACCATCCGGTGCATGGTCAGCATTCCGGTTCGGCGCCCCATGTACGGTTTGCACTGGATCGTAACACGCAACACCACTATCAGCGTCAGCCAGGGTCCGGTCGCCTGTCGATGGCTGCTTTGCAGAATCTGCCGGGTGGTATGGAGCGCAGCTCGCTACCGTACGACGCACCGGCACCCGGAGGCCACACTACCGACACCGAGGACGGTGGTTCGAAATCTTTCCAACATTTGGTCGACATGATTGCCGCTCAAAATCAGCGcatgcagcaacagcagcagcaacagtactTGCTGCAATTGCTGCAAAACAGTCAGCAATCGGAGTCACTGCGTCAGAtgctgatgaaaaattcacGGGACGCTGGTGTACCGGCCCCGCCGAAAGGACGCCCGCagtccggtggtggcgcacaGCAACAGGGACCGGGGCGTGTACCGACCCAGCGTGAGCTTCAGCTCCACACGCAGTCCATCATGAAGAATGCACTGTTGCGCAAGAAGATCGTCGAACAGAGCCGCCTCATACTGGAACAGCAAGAACCGATTCCGGCCGTGCAGCAACTGATCCGTTCAATCTGCCCGAACGTGCAGCGCAGTCTGGCCGTTTTGGCGGCCGGCGCTAACAGCAGCagtcagcagcaacagcagcagcacaacaatTTATCTGGAGACGCCGGCTACGGAGCGCCTTTTGGCAGCGGAAAGCGCGGCCAAGCACGAGCTGCCGGTTCCAGTCGGCGTTACTAA
- the LOC128275286 gene encoding uncharacterized protein LOC128275286 isoform X1, producing the protein MFSSMPPTANGGDSASNKKGNWFWSLRRQPKAKKSVLEPDKPKQQSCVDLSADNGMLYGGVNGSALQHGNHRLDEVSVSSSSIEGRIPDSGCTCEYVQLGAVEPQETSADISTTATVTTTVARHLNDLLPPGVSSSSDSNLALSSKPDDAATGAGIGAGSSPDGATTATPAVYETNSLRRRRERVYCSKTVTTVTKTTVMNRQRTYRVGLIFSDNGELLNSNLDLRQLVEESKQNFLNALGHNGAPCPLDEVSTIPPPPRLPASGNIEPPSVAAGPPKKYPELNNNAQEGRRASQDRSLRHQFSILDDSNFDYIDDSADLFNRNYPHQPAAVAPSSNGVRPSGEPVAPVAAFPVTKVLKMCNNCKNKSNLVYKRSCSQPDRKQINDELIEVESEMKAHESKEENKHSNKDKQMALGRKKFNMDPKKGIEFLYENQLLKTDAQDVAQFLYKGEGLNKTAIGDYLGEKNDFNEQVLKAFVELHDFTNLILVQALRQFLWSFRLPGEAQKIDRMMECFAQRYCQLNPDIFTNTDTCYVLSFAIIMLNTSLHNPSVKEKPTVEQFISMNRGINNGGDLPRELLESLYESIRAEPFKIPQDDGNDLMHTFFNPDKEGWLWKQGGRYKSWKRRWFILNDNCLYYFEYTTDKEPRGIIPLENIAVREVTDRSKPHCFELHASGGADIIKACKTDSEGKVVEGKHTVYRMSAATEEEQLEWISRLNQSISHNPFHDILVQRKKKALAKKFCHTLWEWLTCGLWRSGRNAVLERQQTTVKEYQLMQL; encoded by the exons ATGTTCTCCTCAATGCCACCGACTGCCAACGGAGGCGATAGCGCCAGCAACAAGAAGGGCAACTGGTTCTGGTCGCTCCGCCGGCagccgaaggcgaagaagtCCGTGCTGGAACCGGACAAACCGAAGCAGCAAAGCTGCGTCGATTTATCGGCCGACAACGGGATGCTGTACGGTGGCGTGAATGGATCCGCGCTGCAACACGGCAACCATCGGCTCGATGAGGTGTCGGTGAGCAGCTCGTCCATCGAGGGCCGGATACCGGACAGTGGGTGTACCTGCGAGTACGTCCAGCTCGGCGCCGTCGAGCCACAGGAAACGAGCGCAGACAtctcgacgacggccaccgtcACGACGACCGTGGCGCGGCATCTGAACGACCTGCTACCTCCGGGGGTGAGCTCATCCTCCGACAGTAACCTTGCCTTAAGCTCCAAACCCGATGACGCTGCCACCGGGGCCGGTATCGGGGCTGGTTCCTCGCCAGATGGCGCCACAACGGCGACACCGGCGGTGTACGAAACGAACAGTTTGCGGCGCCGCCGGGAACGGGTGTACTGCTCGAAGACGGTTACGACGGTCACGAAGACCACGGTGATGAACCGACAGCGGACGTACCGCGTCGGGCTGATCTTCAGCGATAACGGAGAACTGCTGAACAGCAATCTGGACCTGCGGCAGCTGGTCGAGGAGAGCAAGCAGAACTTCCTGAACGCCCTCGGCCACAACGGTGCCCCCTGTCCGCTGGACGAAGTGTCCACAatcccaccaccgccacgatTACCTGCTTCAGGTAACATCGAgccaccgtcggtggccgccggtcctCCGAAGAAGTATCCCGAACTGAACAACAACGCCCAGGAGGGCCGCCGAGCGTCACAGGATCGATCGTTGCGGCATCAGTTCAGCATACTGGACGATAGCAACTTCGACTACATCGACGACAGTGCCGATCTGTTCAACCGGAACTACCCCCatcagccggcggcggtggcacccAGCAGCAATGGcgttcgtccgtccggcgAACCAGTGGCTCCCGTCGCGGCGTTCCCCGTTACCAAAGTGTTGAAAATGTGTAATAActgtaaaaacaaaagcaatcTAGTCTACAAGCGGAGCTGCTCCCAGCCGGATCGGAAG CAAATCAACGATGAGCTGATTGAGGTCGAATCGGAAATGAAAGCGCACGAAAGCAAGGAGGAGAACAAACATTCCAACAAAGACAAGCAGATGGCGCTGGGGAGGAAAAAGTTCAACATGGATCCAAAGAAAG GCATAGAATTTTTATACGAAAACCAACTTCTCAAGACCGACGCACAGGATGTAGCTCAGTTTCTCTACAAAGGCGAAGGACTCAACAAAACAGCGATCG GTGATTATTTGGGTGAGAAAAATGACTTCAACGAGCAGGTGTTGAAGGCCTTCGTAGAACTGCACGATTTTACGAACTTGATACTGGTGCAAGCTTTAAG GCAATTCCTCTGGTCATTCAGACTGCCCGGTGAGGCGCAGAAGATCGATCGTATGATGGAATGCTTCGCTCAACGGTACTGCCAGCTCAATCCCGACATCTTCACCAACACGGACACGTGCTACGTGCTGAGTTTTGCCATCATCATGCTCAACACGTCGCTCCATAATCCCTCG GTCAAGGAAAAGCCTACGGTTGAACAGTTCATTTCCATGAACCGTGGTATCAACAACGGTGGTGATCTTCCACGCGAGCTTTTGGAG TCCCTGTACGAGTCGATACGTGCCGAGCCGTTCAAAATACCGCAGGATGATGGTAACGATCTGATGCACACCTTTTTCAATCCCGACAAGGAGGGCTGGCTGTGGAAGCAAGGCGGAAG GTATAAATCGTGGAAACGCCGTTGGTTCATTTTGAACGATAATTGTCTGTATTACTTCGAGTACACCACCGACAAGGAGCCGAGGGGCATCATTCCATTGGAAAACATTGCG gtgcgGGAAGTAACGGACCGCAGCAAACCGCACTGCTTCGAGCTGCACGCGAGCGGCGGGGCGGACATTATCAAGGCCTGCAAAACCGACAGCGAGGGCAAGGTGGTGGAAGGTAAGCACACCGTTTACCGCATGTCCGCCGCAACCGAGGAGGAGCAGCTGGAGTGGATCAGCCGCCTGAACCAGTCGATCAGCCACAATCCGTTCCACGACATTCTAGTACAAAGGAAAAAGAAGGCTCTGGCAAAAA AGTTTTGCCACACTTTGTGGGAATGGTTGACTTGCGGGTTATGGCGCAGCGGTCGTAACGCAGTGCTCGAACGGCAACAAACCACCGTAAAAGAGTATCAGCTAATGCAactgtaa
- the LOC128275286 gene encoding uncharacterized protein LOC128275286 isoform X2, with the protein MFSSMPPTANGGDSASNKKGNWFWSLRRQPKAKKSVLEPDKPKQQSCVDLSADNGMLYGGVNGSALQHGNHRLDEVSVSSSSIEGRIPDSGCTCEYVQLGAVEPQETSADISTTATVTTTVARHLNDLLPPGVSSSSDSNLALSSKPDDAATGAGIGAGSSPDGATTATPAVYETNSLRRRRERVYCSKTVTTVTKTTVMNRQRTYRVGLIFSDNGELLNSNLDLRQLVEESKQNFLNALGHNGAPCPLDEVSTIPPPPRLPKYPELNNNAQEGRRASQDRSLRHQFSILDDSNFDYIDDSADLFNRNYPHQPAAVAPSSNGVRPSGEPVAPVAAFPVTKVLKMCNNCKNKSNLVYKRSCSQPDRKQINDELIEVESEMKAHESKEENKHSNKDKQMALGRKKFNMDPKKGIEFLYENQLLKTDAQDVAQFLYKGEGLNKTAIGDYLGEKNDFNEQVLKAFVELHDFTNLILVQALRQFLWSFRLPGEAQKIDRMMECFAQRYCQLNPDIFTNTDTCYVLSFAIIMLNTSLHNPSVKEKPTVEQFISMNRGINNGGDLPRELLESLYESIRAEPFKIPQDDGNDLMHTFFNPDKEGWLWKQGGRYKSWKRRWFILNDNCLYYFEYTTDKEPRGIIPLENIAVREVTDRSKPHCFELHASGGADIIKACKTDSEGKVVEGKHTVYRMSAATEEEQLEWISRLNQSISHNPFHDILVQRKKKALAKS; encoded by the exons ATGTTCTCCTCAATGCCACCGACTGCCAACGGAGGCGATAGCGCCAGCAACAAGAAGGGCAACTGGTTCTGGTCGCTCCGCCGGCagccgaaggcgaagaagtCCGTGCTGGAACCGGACAAACCGAAGCAGCAAAGCTGCGTCGATTTATCGGCCGACAACGGGATGCTGTACGGTGGCGTGAATGGATCCGCGCTGCAACACGGCAACCATCGGCTCGATGAGGTGTCGGTGAGCAGCTCGTCCATCGAGGGCCGGATACCGGACAGTGGGTGTACCTGCGAGTACGTCCAGCTCGGCGCCGTCGAGCCACAGGAAACGAGCGCAGACAtctcgacgacggccaccgtcACGACGACCGTGGCGCGGCATCTGAACGACCTGCTACCTCCGGGGGTGAGCTCATCCTCCGACAGTAACCTTGCCTTAAGCTCCAAACCCGATGACGCTGCCACCGGGGCCGGTATCGGGGCTGGTTCCTCGCCAGATGGCGCCACAACGGCGACACCGGCGGTGTACGAAACGAACAGTTTGCGGCGCCGCCGGGAACGGGTGTACTGCTCGAAGACGGTTACGACGGTCACGAAGACCACGGTGATGAACCGACAGCGGACGTACCGCGTCGGGCTGATCTTCAGCGATAACGGAGAACTGCTGAACAGCAATCTGGACCTGCGGCAGCTGGTCGAGGAGAGCAAGCAGAACTTCCTGAACGCCCTCGGCCACAACGGTGCCCCCTGTCCGCTGGACGAAGTGTCCACAatcccaccaccgccacgatTACCT AAGTATCCCGAACTGAACAACAACGCCCAGGAGGGCCGCCGAGCGTCACAGGATCGATCGTTGCGGCATCAGTTCAGCATACTGGACGATAGCAACTTCGACTACATCGACGACAGTGCCGATCTGTTCAACCGGAACTACCCCCatcagccggcggcggtggcacccAGCAGCAATGGcgttcgtccgtccggcgAACCAGTGGCTCCCGTCGCGGCGTTCCCCGTTACCAAAGTGTTGAAAATGTGTAATAActgtaaaaacaaaagcaatcTAGTCTACAAGCGGAGCTGCTCCCAGCCGGATCGGAAG CAAATCAACGATGAGCTGATTGAGGTCGAATCGGAAATGAAAGCGCACGAAAGCAAGGAGGAGAACAAACATTCCAACAAAGACAAGCAGATGGCGCTGGGGAGGAAAAAGTTCAACATGGATCCAAAGAAAG GCATAGAATTTTTATACGAAAACCAACTTCTCAAGACCGACGCACAGGATGTAGCTCAGTTTCTCTACAAAGGCGAAGGACTCAACAAAACAGCGATCG GTGATTATTTGGGTGAGAAAAATGACTTCAACGAGCAGGTGTTGAAGGCCTTCGTAGAACTGCACGATTTTACGAACTTGATACTGGTGCAAGCTTTAAG GCAATTCCTCTGGTCATTCAGACTGCCCGGTGAGGCGCAGAAGATCGATCGTATGATGGAATGCTTCGCTCAACGGTACTGCCAGCTCAATCCCGACATCTTCACCAACACGGACACGTGCTACGTGCTGAGTTTTGCCATCATCATGCTCAACACGTCGCTCCATAATCCCTCG GTCAAGGAAAAGCCTACGGTTGAACAGTTCATTTCCATGAACCGTGGTATCAACAACGGTGGTGATCTTCCACGCGAGCTTTTGGAG TCCCTGTACGAGTCGATACGTGCCGAGCCGTTCAAAATACCGCAGGATGATGGTAACGATCTGATGCACACCTTTTTCAATCCCGACAAGGAGGGCTGGCTGTGGAAGCAAGGCGGAAG GTATAAATCGTGGAAACGCCGTTGGTTCATTTTGAACGATAATTGTCTGTATTACTTCGAGTACACCACCGACAAGGAGCCGAGGGGCATCATTCCATTGGAAAACATTGCG gtgcgGGAAGTAACGGACCGCAGCAAACCGCACTGCTTCGAGCTGCACGCGAGCGGCGGGGCGGACATTATCAAGGCCTGCAAAACCGACAGCGAGGGCAAGGTGGTGGAAGGTAAGCACACCGTTTACCGCATGTCCGCCGCAACCGAGGAGGAGCAGCTGGAGTGGATCAGCCGCCTGAACCAGTCGATCAGCCACAATCCGTTCCACGACATTCTAGTACAAAGGAAAAAGAAGGCTCTGGCAAAAAGTTAG